The sequence ATGACCACCACCGTCGCGGAGGCCCTCCAGTACGGCATCGCCCAGGGACTGAAGGTCGCCCACCTTTCGTCGGGGAGGGATGTTTCGAAGCTGCGCTGGGGGCCGAAGGAGATCCACCGGTACGACGCCGTTCAACTGTCTCCTGAGTGGCGGGGCCGTGTGGCCTTCGCTACCTATCGCAAGGTGCGTGCGCTATTGAGCAACGAGCAACTCCAGGGGTGGGCCCGTCGGACGCTCGCGCGCCGGGCGGGAGGTTGAAAATCCTTTCTTACGGGAAATCCCAGACATTGGAACTCCAGGCGCGAGACATGGCGGTCCCAGCTCCCGGGCGCAAGCGTGTGCTGTTCACGCTCGTCTTCATGGGGACGGGCGGCATCGAGCGCTCGGTGTGCAACGTGCTGGCGGGGCTGGACCGGGAGCGGTTTGATCCGTCGCTGTTCTTCCACCACGGGCCGCCGCCTCCGGACACGCGCGGGCGCATCCCCGCGGACGTGCCCGTGTCCTGGGGCGTGGGCGTGGAGGCGTACCGGCGCTGGGAGCTGCCGCGGATGCTGTGGCGGCTGTTCCACGAGGCGCGCAAGACGGACATCATCGTTTCCGGGCAGGAGGGACGGGCGGCCCTGCTGGCGCGGATGGCGGGGGCCCTGCTGGGCAAGCCCGTGTTGGGGATGGTGCACTTCGACTGGGGCGCCTTCCACCACGAGCAGCCGCGCCGGCAGCTCTGGGGCCTGAAGGTGCTCTACCCGGGCATGGACCGCATCGTGGCGTGCGGCTACGACTCCGCCAAGGCGTTCGCGGAGCTGGTGAACGTGGACCGCGAGCGGCTGGAGGTCATCCCCAACTTCGTGGACGCGGAGCGGATCCGCGCGGCGGCGGACGCCCCCCTGCCCGCGTGGGCGGAGCCGGTGTTCCAGAAGCCCGTGGTCATCGCGGTGGGCCGGCTGGAGCCGCAAAAGGCCTTCGACATGCTCATCCGCGCGCACGCCCGGATGCGGGCCGCCGGGACGGACACGCACCTGCTCATCCTGGGAGTGGGCTCGCTGGAGTCGGAGCTGAAGGCGCTGGTGGCGGAACTCGGGGTGGAGGGTTCCGTGTTCATGCCAGGCTACGCGGACAACCCGCACGCGCTGATGCGGCGGTCCACGGCGTTCGCCCTGTCCTCGCGCTACGAGGGGCTGCCCATGGTGCTGCTGGAGGCGCTCGCGCTGGGCTGCCCCATCGTCAGCACGGACTGCCCCTCCGGCCCCTCCGAGGCCCTGGACGGGGGGCGGGCAGGCGTGCTGGTGCCCATGGGGGACGACGCGGCCATGGCCCAGGCCCTGACCCGCGTGGTGGAGGAACCGGAGTGGCGCGACGGGCTGCGCCACCGGGCCCTGGACCGGGCGGACGAGTTGTCCGCCGAGCGGGCGCTCAAGGCCTGGGAGTCGCTGCTGGCGGAGGTCTGAAGCCAGGGGACGGGGCAGGAAAACCTTGCTCCCCCTGGCCCGCTTCAAGAGGATTCGCACCCATCATGACGACGACGAACGAGACGCAGGGCCTCAACTTCCTCCAGGAAGTCGTTGAGGAAGACCGGCGGACGGGAAAGCACGGCGGACGCGTGCACACCCGCTTCCCGCCCGAGCCCAACGGCTACCTCCACATCGGCCACGCCAAGTCCATCGCGCTGAACTTCGGGCTGGCGCAGCAGTATGGCGGCAAGTGCAACCTGCGGCTCGACGACACCAACCCGCTCACCGAGGACACCGACTACGTGGAGTCCATCCAGCGCGACGTGCGCTGGCTCGGGTTCGACTGGGACGACCGGCGCTTCTTCGCGTCCGACTACTTCGACCAGCTCTATGCCTTCGCGGAGCAGCTGATCAAGCAGGGCCAGGCCTACGTGTGCAGCCTGTCGCCGGAGGAAATCAGCCAGTACCGCGGCAACTTCACCACGCCGGGCAAGGACAGCCCGTACCGCACGCGCACGGTGGAGGAGAACCTGGACCTGTTCCGCCGGATGAAGGCGGGCGAGTTCCCGGACGGCAAGCACACGCTGCGCGCCAAGATCGACATGACGTCGTCGAACCCCGTGCTGCGCGACCCGCCCATCTACCGCATCCGGCACGCGCACCACCACCGCACGGGCGACAAGTGGTGCATCTACCCGCTCTACGACTTCGCGCACTGCCTGTCGGACGCCCTCGAGGGCATCACGCACTCCGTCTGTACGCTGGAGTTCGAGAACCGCCGCGTGCTGTACGACTGGATCGTGGACGCGCTGATCAAAGGCGACCGGCCCTACCAGTACGAGTTCGCGCGGCTGAACCTCACCTACACGGTGATGAGCAAGCGCAAGCTGCTCCAGCTGGTGCAGGAGAAGCGCGTCTCCGGCTGGGATGATCCGCGCATGCTGACCATCAGCGGCCTGCGGCGCCGGGGCTACACGCCCGCGTCGCTGCGCGACTTCGCGAAGCGCATCGGCGTGAGCAAGTCCGACAGCCTCATCGACATGGGCGTGCTGGAGCTGTCCGTCCGGGACGACCTCAACGAGTCGGCCCCGCGCGCCATGGCCGTGCTGCGTCCGCTGAAGGTGGTGCTGGAGAACTACCCGGAGGGCCAGGTGGAGGAGCTGGAGACGGCGAACCACCCGAAGCGCGAGGACATGGGCACGCGCAAGGTGCCGTTCATGCGCGAGCTCTACATCGAGGCGGACGACTTCCAGGAGGTGCCGGAGAAGGGCTTCTTCCGCCTGGCGCCGGGCAAGGAGGTGCGCCTGCGCTCCGCGTACTTCATCAAGTGCGAGAAGGTCATCAAGGACGCGGCGGGCCACATCACGGAGCTGCGCTGCACCTACGACCCCGCCACGCGCGGAGGCGACTCGCCGGATGGCCGCAAGGTGAAGGGCACGCTGCACTGGGTGCCGGGCAACGCGCCCGTGGCCGAGGTGCGCCTGTTCGACCGGCTCTTCTCGGTGGAGGCGCCGGACAAGGACGAGACGAAGGACTTCAAGGAGTTCCTCAACCCGAACAGCCTGGAGACGCTCTCCGGCGCGCGCGTGGAGCCGATGCTCGCGGAGGCGAAGCCGGGTGACCGCTTCCAGTTCGAGCGGCTGGGGTACTTCTGCGCGGACTCGGTGGACTCCAAGCCGGGCGCGCCCGTGTTCAACCGCACGGTGACGCTGAAGGACTCGTGGGTGAAGGAGCAGAAGAAGTAGGGCGCTCCCCTTCACGCGGATGAAGCTTCAGGGAGCCCCGGGTGGAAGCACCCGGGGCTTCGTCGTTTCGCCCCCTTCCTGCTGGGGGATGGCGGGCCATGGGGCTCGTGCTCCATGCTGGAGAGGGCACTGCCGCCCCTTCCTCCCGGAGCCCGTTCCGACATGGCGCCCCACCCGCTGCCGCGCTCCTGGCCGCCGCCGACGTACGCCGAGGTGGAGGCCATTGGCCGCATGGAGGACGCGGCCCTGCGCAACCTCCACATCACCCAGACGTACCACGTGCTGAAGGTGGCCTTCGCCGGCGTGCTGGGGGAGGCGGACCAGTCGTGGTGCGGCTTCTCCACCTGGGCGTCGAAGACGGCCGGGACCTTCATCCGCAAGGAGATGGTGACCGCGCTGGAGCGCGACATGCTGTCCCGCGCGGAATCGGTGATGCGCGGCTTCGGCGTGACGCAGGCGCGGCTTTTGGGCTCGTGGGGTCTGCCGACGGGCGTGGCCACGGTGCTGAAGCGCGCCTTGGACCCGGTGATGAGCGCGGTGGCGAGGCACATCGCGCACGGCAACCTGCTGGTGTTCCAGGAGCTGGGGCCGCTCTACGCGGCGATGCTGGAGCACTTCACCGGCCCCCAGGCGACGAGCCCCGCAGCACTGGAGCGCGTGCTGGCCCTGCTCAAGCCGGGGCCGCTGGAGTCCGGGGGCCAGGACCTGCTCATCCGCGCGGTGCGCGCGTACCACGAGGCCCTGAGGCTCACGCGCGCCAAGGACCGCGCGGAGCGCGTGTTCCTGGCCAACGCGCTGGTGGGCTACCACGAACAGGTGCGGCTGCAGGCCCCCATCATGGGGGCGCTCGAGGCGCCGCTGAAGGAGCTGTTCCTGGACCAGCTGCGGGAGCTGCTGCGTGCGCGCGGGGCCGGGATGCCGGAGACGTGGCTGCTCGCCATCTTCACGCCGCTGGCGGACCGGCTGGAGCGCTGCTGGCGCGAGCTGATGACGCGCGAGCTCATGACCATGGAGCTGCCGGACCGGACGCTGCGGCTGGGCGAGGACGTCCCGGCGCTGACCGCCGCGGCGGACTTCCCGCCGGACCTGCTGAAGCTGGAGCACCCGGAGCTGTGCGCGCTGATGAAGCAGCTGGACCGCACGCCGGACGACACGGCGGGCAGCGCCGCGCGGGACTGGGGCTCGGTGAAGGACCGGATGAACCTCATCGTGGACCTGTTCCGTTCGCGGCAGCAGGACCGGAGCCTCTACCAGCCGCCCTTCACGCAGGCGCAGGTGGAGGCCTTCCAGCAGGGCCGGATGCCGACGGGCAGGCTCTGACGCCAGGGCTATGAGCGGGGCGGCGTCTCGCGGGTCATCTCCACCATGGTGGGACGCCAGCCCAGCCGCTCGAAGAGGCGCCGCGCGGCTTCATTCTTCGCGGCGGTGCTGAGCACCACGCGCGGCGCGCCCAGCTCCGTGAGCCTCTGCACCATGGCCTCCGCGAGCAGCCGGCCGGTGCCGGTGCCGCGCGCCGCCGCCTCCACCCAGATGTCGTGCAGGGCGCCGTGCTTGTCGAGGAGCATGTTCCAGTCCACGCCCTCCAGCCGGCCGTAGCAGTAGCCCACGACCTCGCCGTCCAATTCGGCCACCAGCACCACGGCCTCCTGCGGACGGCGCGCCTCCTTGCCCAGCCACCAGCGGTAGCCGGACTCCACGTCGTCCGGGACCATGAAGCGTTGGGCATCGAAGCCGTGGTGCTGACGCGCGAGCGCCGCGCCCATGCGGCCCAGCGCGGGCGCGTCCGAGTCCTTCGCGGGGCGGATGGTGACGGGCATGCGTTCTCCAGGAAGCGGGTGTCCACCCCAGGATGGGCATCCCCGGCCGCGCCTGTCGAAGCCTTCCCGAAGGAAGTGCTCAGCCGGCCACGCGAAAGCGCGGCCCGCCGTCGCCTAGCGGGCCTTCGCGCGCATCTGCGGGGCGGTGCGCTTGCCCTCGCGCAGGGTGGCGCGGGCCATCTCCAGGAGGCCCCAGCCGGCCACCAGGGCGAACACCGCGCCGCCCGCCGTCACCAGGTAGTTCACGAAGCCCGTGTCGCCGCACTGGAGGCACGCCACGGAGGGGTCCTCCGGCTCGTAGTGCAGCGTCACCGGGGCGCCCGCCGCGTAGTGGTGCGACACCGCCTGCGCGTCCGCGAGCCCGCCGGAGCCGTGGCCATCGAAGGCCACCGTGTCGGAGGTGTACGGGACGCCGTTCACCTCGTAGCGGTAGCTCACCTCCGGGCGGAAGCTCACCGCGCGCTTGCTGCGCAGCGTCTCCACGCGGGAGCTCACCACGGTGCCCTGCGCGGTGGGCCAGTCCTTGCTCGCCTTGGAGCGGTACACCATCCGCCCGCCCGCGAACGCCAGCGCCACGCCGATGCCCAGCAGGGCCAGTCCCATCAGCCACTTCATCATCGTTCGAGTCCTTGCTTGCACCCCGCCGCGCTGCCGTGGGGGAGGAGGTCGTGTCCCCCGGGATTGCAGCCACCGGGCCAGGGCTTCCGCCCCGACAGGTGGGGTGTCCGGGGCGGGGCAGATTTCCCCACGAGGGGCAATTCGCCCCAGTAGACTCGCGGTCTCCATGCCCGCACTCGCCCAAGAGCTCGAAGTGGCCCGGCGCATCGCGCGCCAGGCTGGTGACATCCTCCTGCAGGTCTACGCCACGGACTTCTCCGTCACGGACAAGGCGGGCGGCGCCGGGCCCGTCACGCTGGCGGACGAGCGCGCCAACGCCTTCATCGTGGGCGAGCTGCGCAAGGCCTTCCCGGCCGACGGCGTGGTGGCGGAGGAGAAGGAGGACGTCTCCGACGCGAAGCGCTTCAGCCGCTGCTGGTTCGTGGATCCGCTCGACGGCACGCAGGAGTTCGTCAACCGCAACGGCGAGTTCGCCATCCACATCGGCCTCGCGGTGGAGGGCCGGGCGGCGCTGGGCGTCGTGTACCGCGCCGTGGGCGACGTCCTGTACTCCGGCATCGTGGGCGAGCAGGGCTACGTGGAGGACCCCCAGGGCCGCCGCGCGCTGCGCGTGTCGGACGTGGCGGACCCCGCGCAGCTGCGGCTGGTGGTGTCGCGCTCGCACCGCTCCAAGACGACGGACGCGGTGGTGCGGGGGCTGGGCATCACGAAGGAGACGGAGTCCGGTTCGGTGGGGCTCAAGTGCGGCCTGCTGGCGGAGGCCCGCTGCGACCTCTACGTGCACGTGAGCGACAAGAGCTACCGCTGGGACAACTGCGCGCCGGAGGCCGTCATCCGCTCCGCGGGCGGCGTGCTCACGGACCTCGCGGGCAACGCGTACCTGTACGACGGCTCGGAGCTCCAGAACCGCCGGGGCCTGCTCGCGTGCAACGCCGCCGCCTTCGACAAGGTGCTGCCCGTCGCCTCGCAGGTGGCGCGCGAGTCCGGCCTGCTGAAGTAGTCAGCGCGTCCCGGCCGCGCGGCGCAGCTCGCCGTACAGCCGCGCGAGGTCCGGGAGCTGGTAGCTGGCGTTGAGTCCGCTGGGATTGGGCAGCACCCACAGCCGCGTGTCCCCCAGCGTCTCCTCCTGGATGCCGAACCTCGCCTTCGGCCGCGCGAAGGCGGTGCGGTACGCGCCCAGCCCCAGCACCGCCAGGTACCTCGGGCGGTAGCGCTTCACCTTGCGCAGGAGCGACTTCGCCCCTTCGGCGTACTCCTGCGCGTCCAGCATGTCCGCGCTCGCCGTGGCCCGGTCCACCACGTTGGTGATGCCCAGGCCCAGGCCCAGCAGCTCCTCCTGCTCGGAGGGTTGCAGCCGGCGCGGCGTGAAGCCGGACGCGTGCAGCGAGGGCCAGAAGCGGTTGCCCGGCCGCGCGAAGTGCACCCCCACCACCGCGGAGTAGAGGCTGGGGTTGATGCCGCAGAAGAGCACCCGCAGGCCCGGGGCCAGCAGGTCCTTCATGGTGCGGCCGGTGGCGGCGAACAGCTCGTCCTTCGTGGGGCGGTGGAGCTTCATGGAGTGGGAGACCTGGCCCGGAACCTAGCGGGTCGGGTGCCGGCTCGCATGGGGATGCGCCTGGATGCCGCCCGGACAGGGGAGGGGGCGGATGCCTTTCCCCGGCGACAGCACCCGGTCCGCACGGGCAGAGTGCCGCCCCGTGTCCGATTCGAATCCGTCCGCGTCCTTCCGGCTCGCGCCCAGGCACTGGCTCGCGCTCGCCGTGAGCGTGTTGCCGCTGCTGCTCTACGCGTCGTTCTCCATCCGCGAGGGCGACCTGCCGCTGTACTTCCGGACGGCCCGCGCGTTCCTGGACGGCGCGACGCCCAACCGCGACTTCCGCTTCGAGTACCCGCCCTACGCGCTGCTGTGGTTCGTGCCCGCGACGTGGGCGGGCGGCGACCTGCGCGGGTTCATCCTCGCGTTCGGCCTCCAGCTCACGCTCTTCGACGCGTTCATCAAGTGGCTGCTGCTGTCCGAGGGCGTGCGCCGCTGGGGCACGTCCTGGCGCGCATGGGCGCCGCTCGCGGCGTACTTCGTCGTCAGCTGGGTCCAGAGCGTGCACTACCTCAAGCGCTACGACGTCATCCCCGCCGCGTTCGCGCTGGCCGCGCTGGTGGCCCTGATGCGCCGCCGCGAGGGCTGGGCCGGCGTGGCGCTGGCGGTGGGCACCGTCACCAAGCTCTACCCGGCGGTCCTCGTGCCGCTGGCCCTGGCGGTGTGCTGGCGCCGGGGCGCGAAGCCGACGCGGGCCCTGCTCCTGGGCCTGGTCGCCGGCGTGCTGCCGCTGGTGCCGCTGAGCCTCGTGTGGCCGTGGTGGCAGTTCGCGTCCTTCCACGTCGAGCGCGGGCTCCAGGTGGAGGCCTTCACCGCGGGCCTGCTCTGGGCCGCGCACCAGTTGGGCTTCGCCGACGTCCGGTGGGTCCACGCCCCCGCCTCCTACGAACTGCACGGCGCGGCCGCGGAAGGGGTGCGCGCCGTCACCCGGCAGCTCTGGGTCGCGGGCTCGCTGCTGGCCGCGGCGGTGTCCGTGCGCGCCGCGTGGCGCAGGCCTCCGGTGACCATGGAGGACCTGTCCCGGCTGGCGCTGGTGCCGCTCACGGCCTTCGTCATCCTCAACCCGGTGTTGAGCCCGCAGTACCTCATCTGGCTCACCGGGGCCGCGGCGCTCGCGCTGCTCTCCGGCAGGGTGGGGCCGTCCGTCGTGCTGCTGGTGGCCGCGGCGATCACGCGCGGCCTCTTCGCGGGCAGCACCTACAGCAAGGGCTTCCAGCCGCCGTACACGCTGCTGCTCCTGGTGCGAAACGCGATGGTGCTGGGCGCGGGCCTCGCCTGGGCCCGCGAGACGTGGCGGTGGGGAAATCCAGGCGTCGCGGAGCGCTTGGAAGCGAAGGACGCACCCGCTCCGACCCCGCAGGCCTGAAGCCCGGCCGCCTGCCCGGCGAGGCCCCCCGGCGCGATGCGAAGCCGGGGGCTCGTGGTTAATGGGAAGCCATGGCTCGACCGGTGAACGTCAACGCCCTGTTGCCCATCGAGGTGGACTTCCAGCGCGAGCGCGCCTCCGGGCTGCGCCGCTCTGGCGACAAGCTGGAAGACGCCCTCGCGCTGCTGGCGCAGTCAGAGAAGGAGCTGCGCGCCCTGAGCGGCCACGCTCGCGTGGCGCGCTATCCGGCGTACCGCGCGGCCTGGAAGGAAGCGGAGCGGCTGCGCTGGAACCTCACCGTGCAGCGCGAGGCCTGCGGGCTGCGCAACCACCGCGACCTGGACGTCATCTACCCGCTGCCGCCCCTGCTCAAGGAGTAGGACCGGCTGTTCACCGCCTCACGGTGTGGCGCGCCACGCGGCCACGGCGAGCAGCGCCCAACCGGCGAGGAAGCCCAGGCCGCCCAGCGGCGTGATGGCGCCCAGCACGCGCACGCCGGACAGGGCCAGCGCGTACAGGCTGCCGGAGAACAGGACGATGCCCACGAGCATCGCCCAGCCCGAGGACTCCAGGAGCGCCGAGGGGCGCACCGTGCCCAGGAGGCCCACCGCCACCAGCGCGAGCGCGTGGTACATGTGGTAGCGCGCCCCGGTTTCGAAGATGACCTGCAGGTCCTGGGGAAGCCGGGCCTTCAGCGCATGGGCTCCGAAGGCCCCCGCCGCCACGGCCAGGAAAGCGTTCACCGCGCCGACCACGATCCACCACCGCATCATCGAGTGCCTTTCTTCGCGCGCTTGACTGCGGCACGCTACACCGCGCCTGAAGGCAGCGTCCTGGTTGAACACGCACCCGCCCCAGCCGCGCCACTTCCGATGACGACTTCCCCTTCCTTCCAGCCGACCCCGTCGATCCCCTTCGAGCTGCGCCAGTCCCCCATCCAGGGCATGGGCGCGTTCGCCACCCGCCGCATCCGCAAGGGCGCGCGCATCATCGAGTACATCGGTGAGCGCATCACCCAGGCCGAGGCGGACGTGCGCTACGACGACGAGTCGATGGAGCGCCACCACACGTTCCTCTTCAACCTGGACGACGACACCGTGCTGGACGCGGGCACGCTCCACAACGAGTCGCGCTACATCAACCACTCGTGCGAGCCCAACTGCCAGTCGCTCATCGACAAGGGCCACATCCACATCTACGCGCTGCGTGCCATCGAACCGGGGGAGGAGCTGACGTACGACTACGCGTACGAGCGCACCCCGGAGATGGACGCCGACGCGGAGGCCCTCTACGTCTGCCGCTGCGGCACGCCCTCCTGCCGGGGCACCATCCTGGCCCCGGAGAAGAAGGCCCCCGCGCGCCGCAAGAAGGCGACCCGCAAGGCCAAGGCGCCCTCCAAGGGCAAGGCCGCGTCGAAGTCCAAGTCGGCCTCCAAGGCGAAGTCCGGCTCGAAGCAGAAGGCCGCGCCGCCGGCCGCGAAGAAGAAGCGGGGCACCCAGCGCGCGAAGTCGCCGGGCCGCGGCCGCCGCGCCGCCGGCTGAAGCGCCCAACAGCAAGCGCGCACGCGCCGGGGGCGGGCATTAGACTGGAGGCGTGAAAGACGTCCTGCGCTTCCTGCTCACCGAGGCCCCTGACTTTCCCGCGCTCGACTCCGTGGAGGCCTGGTGGCGACGGCACCTCGCGGTGCTGCCGCGCTTCCCGGTGCCCGCGGACCTGGCGCTCGCCAGCGGCTTCCGGATGGACCGGGTGGGGTTCGCGTTCGCCTCCGGCTACCAGGCCGCGCTGCGCTGCCTCTTCCCCCAGCTCCCGGCGAACCGGCGCGCCGCGCTCTGCGCCACGGAGCTGGGCGGCGGACACCCGAGCGCCATCGAGACGAAGCTCACGCCGCACGGCTCCGGCTGGAAGCTCGATGGCGTGAAGACCTACGTCACGCTGGGCACGCACGCGGAGGTGCTGCTCGTCATCGCCTCCGAGGGCCGCGACGCCCAGGAGCGCAACCGGCTGCGCATGGTGCGGCTGGACGCGGCGACGTCCGGCGTGACGGTGGAGCCGCTGCCGCCCCTGGGCTTCGTGCCGGAGGTGCCGCACGCGGCGCTGCGGCTGGACGGCGTGGAGGTGGCGGCGGAGGACGTGCTGCCCGGGGATGGCTACACCCGCTACCTCAAGCCGTTCCGCACGGTGGAGGACTGCCACGTCAACCTGGCGGTGCTGGGCTGGCTGGTGAAGGTGGCCCGCCGGTGCGGCTGGCCGGTGGCGCTGCGCGAGGAGCTGATCTCCCTCGCGGTGATGATCCACGCGCTGGCGCTGGAGGACCCCAGCGACGCGGCCGTGCACGTGGCGCTGGGCGGCGCGCTCGCGCAGGTGCAGCGTGCGGTGGAGCGCTGCGAGGTGGCCTGGGAGGGCGTGGACGTGGAGATGCGCGAGCGGTGGCAGCGCGACCGGCGCCTGCTCGACCTGGCCTCCAAGGTGCGCGCGAAGCGGCTGGAGGTCGCTCGTCAGCGGCTGGCCGGCGGCGCGGGCGACGACTGACAGCCCCAGGCAGAACCCGCGAGGGGCGGGAGCTGAGTGCCCCTCCCGCGTGTGCCGAAGGGCGGCTCTCTCAAGCCTGACGCGAAGCCCGCGAGGGGCGGGGGTACGCGCCCCCTGCCGCGGCGGTCCCGTCAGCCCCAAAGCGAAGCCCGCGCGGGAGGTGCGTGAGGCCTCCTCCACCGCGCGGGCCCGGGTACCACGGAAGCCTGCTTTCAGTACCGGCCGCCGCCCAGCGCGGAGACGGCGGCGGACAGGATGCGGTTCTCCACGCCCCAGACGGCCTTGTTCATGCCCTTCACGCCCGCGCCGCGCATGTAGTCCGTGAAGTCGTGCAGGGCGGTGGAGCGCTGCATGCGCTCCGTCTTGGCCGCGTAGAGCAGCGGCGTGTTCGGCGCGCCCGTGAGGCCCAGGTCCGGACAGGCCTCCGACAGCGCCGCGCGGTCGATGCCCGTCACCGCGGACAGCATCGCCACGGTGAAGTGGTGCACCGGCAGCTCGCGCGCGTTGGGCACGCGCTCCAGCACCTTCGCGCGCGTCGCGGGGTCGGTGGCCAGCTGGGGCAGCGTCACCCGGGACATCGCCAGGATCTGCTCGTTGGTGACGTGCTTGTTGTCCAGGATGGCCCGGTCGAACAGGCTCTGCGGCGTGTCACCCTTGATGGTGATGTTCACGTCGGACAGGCGCTGACGCATGGTCTGGATGGCGCGCCCCACCTCCGTGTTCGCGCCCCCGCGCCACGAGCCCGGCGTCGCCTGCACCGGCGCCGTCGTCGCGCGGGCCCGCGCCAGCTCCGCGCGGTTGAGCACGTCCGCGCGCGACGCCTCCGTGACCTGGTTGGCCCGGGCGGGCTGCGAGGCCGGCGCCTGCGTGCGGGCCGGGGCGACGGAGGGAGCGGTGGGACGGTTGCGGATGGGCTGCGTCATGGAGGCACCTTCTACCCTGGAATTTCGGAGTACCGGATTATCGCCGGGAGGGCAGGGGAGTTGCCTCGCGCGTCCTACCCGGCGCGTGCGTTCCTCCGGCGGACCGGTATGGTGCGCGCCATGTCCCCGCGCCTGCCCACCCAGTTCGCCGACCTGCTCACCCCGAAGGGCCGCCGCATTCTCGAAGGCCGAGACGCCGAGACGTGCGGCGCGCTGCTGGACCCCACGCGGCCCTTCATCGCGCTGCAGGGCGTCATCGACGTGAAGAAGGCGGCCGAGGCCCGCGACCTGCTCGACGCGGCGCTGCGTGACACGCTCGTCACCATGGAGGACCCCATCCCGGAGGACTCCATCTCCGGCATGGTGGAGAACTACACGGAGGCGCTGCCCAAGACGGTGCGCGTGCGCACGGCGCTCCTGGAAAGCCGGCGCTCGCGCTCATGGCGCGCGGCGGAAGGGGTGGGGCTGGTGGCGCTGCTGCGCTCGGACACGTTCGCGGCCTTCGCGGCGGCGGTGAGCGGCCGGCCGCTCAAGCGGGGCTGGGGCATCCAGGTCCTCTGCTACGGCCCGGGTGACTACACGGGCCCGCACAACGACCACCACCCGGAGGAGGCGGACGCGCGCGACGGCTACGTGGACATGCACGTGAGCCTTACCATGCCGGCCGTGGACCACCAGTACCTCGTGTACGCGAAGGACGGGCACTTCTCCGAGCTGACGAAGGTCAGCACCGTGGGCGGCGTCACCGTGTACCGGCTGCCCTTCTGGCACTACACGACGCCTTTGGCCGCGAAGCCGTCCAAGGAGGACGCCGCGCGCCGCTGGGTGCTGCTGGGCACCTTCCTGGACGCGCCCCCGGGGACGCGCCCCTCCTCCACCGTCCTGCCGGCGGGCGCCCCGCCGCCTGTCCGGGCGGTGACAGTCGGACGTGGCACCGGGGCCGGACGGCGTTAGCGTGCCGGGCCCATGAGCCCGACCGACATCGACACCCAGGCCAACGACCTCCTCCAGTACATCGACGCGTCGCCCACGCCGTACCACGCCGTGCGGGAGACGGCGCGCCGCCTCACCGCCGCGGGCTTCCGC is a genomic window of Corallococcus macrosporus containing:
- a CDS encoding glycosyltransferase, translating into MAVPAPGRKRVLFTLVFMGTGGIERSVCNVLAGLDRERFDPSLFFHHGPPPPDTRGRIPADVPVSWGVGVEAYRRWELPRMLWRLFHEARKTDIIVSGQEGRAALLARMAGALLGKPVLGMVHFDWGAFHHEQPRRQLWGLKVLYPGMDRIVACGYDSAKAFAELVNVDRERLEVIPNFVDAERIRAAADAPLPAWAEPVFQKPVVIAVGRLEPQKAFDMLIRAHARMRAAGTDTHLLILGVGSLESELKALVAELGVEGSVFMPGYADNPHALMRRSTAFALSSRYEGLPMVLLEALALGCPIVSTDCPSGPSEALDGGRAGVLVPMGDDAAMAQALTRVVEEPEWRDGLRHRALDRADELSAERALKAWESLLAEV
- a CDS encoding DUF423 domain-containing protein, whose amino-acid sequence is MMRWWIVVGAVNAFLAVAAGAFGAHALKARLPQDLQVIFETGARYHMYHALALVAVGLLGTVRPSALLESSGWAMLVGIVLFSGSLYALALSGVRVLGAITPLGGLGFLAGWALLAVAAWRATP
- a CDS encoding 3'(2'),5'-bisphosphate nucleotidase CysQ family protein, which produces MPALAQELEVARRIARQAGDILLQVYATDFSVTDKAGGAGPVTLADERANAFIVGELRKAFPADGVVAEEKEDVSDAKRFSRCWFVDPLDGTQEFVNRNGEFAIHIGLAVEGRAALGVVYRAVGDVLYSGIVGEQGYVEDPQGRRALRVSDVADPAQLRLVVSRSHRSKTTDAVVRGLGITKETESGSVGLKCGLLAEARCDLYVHVSDKSYRWDNCAPEAVIRSAGGVLTDLAGNAYLYDGSELQNRRGLLACNAAAFDKVLPVASQVARESGLLK
- a CDS encoding GNAT family N-acetyltransferase is translated as MPVTIRPAKDSDAPALGRMGAALARQHHGFDAQRFMVPDDVESGYRWWLGKEARRPQEAVVLVAELDGEVVGYCYGRLEGVDWNMLLDKHGALHDIWVEAAARGTGTGRLLAEAMVQRLTELGAPRVVLSTAAKNEAARRLFERLGWRPTMVEMTRETPPRS
- a CDS encoding glutamine--tRNA ligase/YqeY domain fusion protein; this translates as MTTTNETQGLNFLQEVVEEDRRTGKHGGRVHTRFPPEPNGYLHIGHAKSIALNFGLAQQYGGKCNLRLDDTNPLTEDTDYVESIQRDVRWLGFDWDDRRFFASDYFDQLYAFAEQLIKQGQAYVCSLSPEEISQYRGNFTTPGKDSPYRTRTVEENLDLFRRMKAGEFPDGKHTLRAKIDMTSSNPVLRDPPIYRIRHAHHHRTGDKWCIYPLYDFAHCLSDALEGITHSVCTLEFENRRVLYDWIVDALIKGDRPYQYEFARLNLTYTVMSKRKLLQLVQEKRVSGWDDPRMLTISGLRRRGYTPASLRDFAKRIGVSKSDSLIDMGVLELSVRDDLNESAPRAMAVLRPLKVVLENYPEGQVEELETANHPKREDMGTRKVPFMRELYIEADDFQEVPEKGFFRLAPGKEVRLRSAYFIKCEKVIKDAAGHITELRCTYDPATRGGDSPDGRKVKGTLHWVPGNAPVAEVRLFDRLFSVEAPDKDETKDFKEFLNPNSLETLSGARVEPMLAEAKPGDRFQFERLGYFCADSVDSKPGAPVFNRTVTLKDSWVKEQKK
- a CDS encoding glycosyltransferase 87 family protein; amino-acid sequence: MSDSNPSASFRLAPRHWLALAVSVLPLLLYASFSIREGDLPLYFRTARAFLDGATPNRDFRFEYPPYALLWFVPATWAGGDLRGFILAFGLQLTLFDAFIKWLLLSEGVRRWGTSWRAWAPLAAYFVVSWVQSVHYLKRYDVIPAAFALAALVALMRRREGWAGVALAVGTVTKLYPAVLVPLALAVCWRRGAKPTRALLLGLVAGVLPLVPLSLVWPWWQFASFHVERGLQVEAFTAGLLWAAHQLGFADVRWVHAPASYELHGAAAEGVRAVTRQLWVAGSLLAAAVSVRAAWRRPPVTMEDLSRLALVPLTAFVILNPVLSPQYLIWLTGAAALALLSGRVGPSVVLLVAAAITRGLFAGSTYSKGFQPPYTLLLLVRNAMVLGAGLAWARETWRWGNPGVAERLEAKDAPAPTPQA
- a CDS encoding DUF3592 domain-containing protein, which produces MMKWLMGLALLGIGVALAFAGGRMVYRSKASKDWPTAQGTVVSSRVETLRSKRAVSFRPEVSYRYEVNGVPYTSDTVAFDGHGSGGLADAQAVSHHYAAGAPVTLHYEPEDPSVACLQCGDTGFVNYLVTAGGAVFALVAGWGLLEMARATLREGKRTAPQMRAKAR
- the mug gene encoding G/U mismatch-specific DNA glycosylase codes for the protein MKDLLAPGLRVLFCGINPSLYSAVVGVHFARPGNRFWPSLHASGFTPRRLQPSEQEELLGLGLGITNVVDRATASADMLDAQEYAEGAKSLLRKVKRYRPRYLAVLGLGAYRTAFARPKARFGIQEETLGDTRLWVLPNPSGLNASYQLPDLARLYGELRRAAGTR